The following is a genomic window from Halobacterium sp. R2-5.
CGGCTCGGGCTCGTCGACCGGCGGAAGGGCGAGGAGGCGTTCGACCTCGCGCTGCCCGCGATGGTGACCGGCGGCCTGCGGACGGTGCTGCGCACGACGGACTTCCTGATGGTGAGCATCGCCGCGGGCGAGGTCGCGGTCGCCGCCCTCGAGTTCGGCTTCCAGTACTACTTCATCCCGTTCGGGCTCGCGCTCGCGCTCACGAGCGGCACCATCAGCGTGGTGTCCCGGCTGAAGGGGGCCGAGGAGGACGCGGAGGCGGACTTCGCCATCAAGCAGTCGCTGTGGATCTCGCTGCTGCTCGCGGTTCCGATCACGGTCGGGACGTGGCAGTACGCGGACGTGCTGGTCGGGTGGCTCGCGAGCGACCCGGAGGCGGCGGCACTGGGCGCGGACTACCTCCGCGTAGTGATGCTCTCGGTCGTCTTCCGGTTCTGGAGCATGATCGCGGCGCGGGCGCTCGCGGGCGCCGGCGACACTCGAACCCCGATGTACGTGCGGCTCGTGACGCTGCCGACCAACATCGCGCTGAACGCCCTGCTCATCTTCGGGCTGTTCGGGTTCCCGGAGCTCAGCGTCGTCGGCGCGGCGTGGGGGACTGCCATCGCGAACACGCTCGCGGGCGCGGTGTTCTTCGCCATCCTGCTGTCGGGGCGGTGGAGCGTCACGCTGCGCGTGCGCGGCAAGCAGTGGGACTGGGGGGTCGCCCGCGAGATCGTCCGCGTCGCGCTCCCGCTGGCTGGGACGCGGCTGTCGCGGACGTTCGGCCGGTTCCCGTTCCTGTTCGTGCTCGGCGTGCTCGGGACGCCGGTGGTCGCGGCGTACGCCATCGGGCGGCGCGTGATGTTGCTCGCGCTGATGCCCGCGTGGGGGTACTCCACGGCGTCGAGCACGCTCGTCGGCCAGCGCCTCGGAGCGGGCGACCCCGACGAGGCCGCCGACTACGGCTGGCAGACGCTGCGCATCGCGCTCGTCACCCAGTTGCTCATCGGCGCGGGGCTGTTCGCCGCGGCGCGACCGGTCGCGCTCGCGTTCGGCGCGTCGAACATCGACCTCACCGTGACGTTCATCCGCGTCTTCGGGCTGAGCGTCGCCGGCTTCTCCGTGTCGCGGACGCTGCGGGGCGGCCTGCGCGGCGCCGGCGACACCCGCTGGCCGTTCTACGGCGCCATCTCGGGGACGTACCTCGTACGCCTGCCGCTGGCGTTCGCCGCGCTCCCGGCCGGCTTCGCCGTCGGGCCGTTCGCGCTCGGCCCCGTCGCGATTCCCGCCGTCTCGCCGGGGCTCGGCCTCGGGCTGACCGCCATCTTCGCGGCCATCCTCGGGGACATGTACGTGCGCGCGGCCGTCAACCTCGTCCGCTTCAAGTCCGGCGCGTGGCGGGCGTACGGCGCGAAGACGCCGACGGACTGACGGCACCGCCCCCGCCGCCGACTGCGAACCTCCCGAATTTAAGTCGCCGCGGCCGAATCCCCCGGTATGAGCACGGCAACGAAGTACGTCGTCGGCACGGTGGCGTTCGCGGCTATCCTGGCGCTGATCATCGTCGTCAACGTCGCGTAGATGTTCTCGGAGCGCGACCTATCGGGCGGCCTCGCGGCGGTCCGAGAGGCGTACGCGCCGGAGGCCATCGTTCTCGACTGCGACAGGGACTTCCAGACGCTGCCTGCCGAGCACCGCGACGACCTCGCGCTGTTCACCGAGTCGCTGTCGCCCAGCGAGTACGACGCGGAGTGGCTCCCCGAGGACGCCCCGGAGATTCTCTCTCGCCTCGCGTCGACCGACTTCGTCGTCGGGTCGCCGGGCGACGGCGCGGTCGCGTGGACCACGCAGACCGACCCGCCGGTCGTCTTCGTGAAGGCCCGCATCGAGGGGACGCCGGACGCGTTCGCCGACTTCCTCGTCGCGGAGGCGCTCGTGGAGGCCGGCCTTGACCTCCCCGAGCAGTTCCTCGGGTTCTTCGGCGAGCAGTACCGCGCGTTCGACGCCGCCGTCGACGCCGACCCGACGTCGGTCTACCAGCTCGCGTCGGCGTGCTGCGACGCCTACCGC
Proteins encoded in this region:
- a CDS encoding MATE family efflux transporter, which translates into the protein MTLRRRLEAAVAAFPALLARLGLVDRRKGEEAFDLALPAMVTGGLRTVLRTTDFLMVSIAAGEVAVAALEFGFQYYFIPFGLALALTSGTISVVSRLKGAEEDAEADFAIKQSLWISLLLAVPITVGTWQYADVLVGWLASDPEAAALGADYLRVVMLSVVFRFWSMIAARALAGAGDTRTPMYVRLVTLPTNIALNALLIFGLFGFPELSVVGAAWGTAIANTLAGAVFFAILLSGRWSVTLRVRGKQWDWGVAREIVRVALPLAGTRLSRTFGRFPFLFVLGVLGTPVVAAYAIGRRVMLLALMPAWGYSTASSTLVGQRLGAGDPDEAADYGWQTLRIALVTQLLIGAGLFAAARPVALAFGASNIDLTVTFIRVFGLSVAGFSVSRTLRGGLRGAGDTRWPFYGAISGTYLVRLPLAFAALPAGFAVGPFALGPVAIPAVSPGLGLGLTAIFAAILGDMYVRAAVNLVRFKSGAWRAYGAKTPTD